In the Arachis hypogaea cultivar Tifrunner chromosome 20, arahy.Tifrunner.gnm2.J5K5, whole genome shotgun sequence genome, TCCCTGGATTGCTCATCTCTCATACAATAAACAGCTGCAGTGTTTCCAAGTGAAAACCTATAGGAGTGAACATACATGCGCAAGAGATTTGGGAAGCAATGCAGCTGACCAACACTGGATCAGCAAAAAGTGGAGAAAAGGATGACCACCCATCCTCATATGAACACACATGAGGCCATTGATTTTTTAAGAGAAGAGTTTGATCTAGTACTACACCCTAAAATGGTTTACAGAGCTGTGAGGGAAGCCAAAGACAGGATCATGGGAAACGAGATAGAACAATATGGGAAGTTGAGAAACTATCTAATGGTTATGCATGGAATCACTAAAGAAGACTTATGAGCACTTTATACAATCTGTTATTAGTGAAGAGTTCTGGACACGGTTTGATCAGACTAGGCCTGCTGCACCTGTTATTAAGCGGCCAATCGGTCGTCCAAAGGTCCATAATAGGCAGAAGGACCCAGCAGAAACTGTTATTGAAGGTGAAAACTGAGGAGAAGTTTCTATGTGACCTGCAGCAAGTGTGGTCAAACAGGACATAACTATAAGACTTGAAAGGGTGTGCCATCCAACCCAAATTGGAAACCTAAGACCAGGAAACCAAAGAAGAAGACCCAAGACAACTTTTCTCTTGTGGTTATACCATTATCACAATCAGCACCTGAGGTAGAGGTACTTGACTAGACGAAGGATCTTTATGTCCCCCCGATAAAATGTTTAAGGATTTAGTTGTCCATTTTAAAAGTGTTATAGGacctatttgtattttttaaatttgtctcaTGGCTTTATTGTCTTTCTTTATATCAGGGTGAGGAGCATAACTCAGCTACTCCAACCAACCAGAACCATTCTACCACTTCCACAACTTCAGATGTGGCCCAGCAACAACCTGCTCCACAAGTTACATCTGCGACCACTACTGCAGTCCCTGCACGACAAGGTCAGGTTCCATTCAAACCTCCAGCCAGAGTTCCAGCAAGGCCATCCAATAAAAATTTCAGACCAAAACAACTAATTAGAAGGAAGGGTGATGGCAAACAACATGTTTAGGAATCACAGCAGCCAAGTGTAGAAGCAGTTGAAGGATCATCTGATGAGACTCTGGCTGCAGCAAGCACTGGACCTAAAAGGATGCTTCAGTTTATCCCCACCCCAAGAGTTAACAATTCTAAGAAATGATGTTGATATTTTATGAATCTGATGTAAAATTTGGACAAacttattttcatttattatgcATTGTGGTATGTTTTTGGCAAAATTATGATGCTCAGGTTGTGAGCTGTTAACAGACTGCATATCATGTTTTCTTAGGATTGTAATCCTTCGAACTTATATTTTGGTTCAATGTTTAATGATCCAAATTATTTAATGTCTTTTTCATTCTATTCCCATCAACATGATATTATATATAGCCACCCAAATACAAGATGTTATAGCAACAAcatatcatcattcatcaaaggATAAATATAAGTACATTATGCCAACTGTTCTTCACTTTGCTGGATGTAGCATAATTTAATACAACACTTGTATTCTAAAAGCATAATTTAGACTGCTTTTCTACTTTTCAGCCAAGTTTGGCAACAACAGAACCTAAAATTACACTAACCACAACAACAATGACCAAATACAAATTAACATTTTTCCTCCTCTCTAGATGCAACAGCTTCTTCTCCAAATCAGTGAGTCTCTGTTCCACTACCTTCTTCCCAAGATACACTCTCAGATCATCAACCTCGTTCTCAGTCATAAACTTTTCAAGAACTCTTACTGTTGAAACATGATCATCCAGCCATAAGAAGAACTTGCAGTGACTGAAATTTTCAGCTGCATGTTCATCATGGCAAAACAAAAAATCCCCAACTTATAATCAAAATAAGTTCTTCTAACGCCCGtataatcaaaatcactcaaataaaATCTCTAACTTACCTTAAAGAATGGACATCTAAAGAACAATCTATTGGGGTTCGTCGTCGTCCTCAATTTGTACAATATGGCGTACACTCCACATTTACACGTCGGAGAAATCTCGTCTTTCTCCTCTGCAGCTTCCACACATTTCACAATTGACGGTAGTGGAATGCACTTTGCGCTGGATGAAGCTCCATCGCTGGTCATTTAACACTGCACAGTACCACCACCCTCAATCTCTCACAGAAATGACAACGGTAATGGCGACATGGTTCCATTTGAAGACATAGGGCACACAACAAAAACGACGTTGTCCGAGTGCCCAAGGACTACAATGTCCCATAACTTTCTTCAGGTGACCACGTCAACCCCGTTCACACCATCCTGAAGACACGTGCACATTTTCACGCCACATAGGCGCCAGGTAACCAGAATCCGTAATGTGTTGCAAAGCAAATTGAATGGGAGGACCCGTTTGTACGGCGTTTTGAGAGGTCAGAGGTCGTTTTGTATTTTTCATTCTTGAGGGAGTTAAACGTCCACGAATTAAAAgttcagggacctatttgtcctttaccccttaaaaataagttaaacaacacatatatttatacctagtagctaattttaatgtacccaatatttttcatttattatttgaTTCATATCCTATCATAAGAAGTACAATCAGAACAATACTCGAAATAGAAATTCATAAAAAGACCACCGATATTGAGAtcgaataaaacaaaattatatccAAATCATCAGATCCTTTTCTTCGTTTGAGAATTTCACCTTCTTTTATTCTGTCTCGAACAATAACTAGGACcaattcaataatattttttgaatctccaataaaaataaaaagtccatttataattttctattacTTGAATTAATAGATCATCTAATTAAAAATCATAACAAAATGCATATAGATAAACTATATGCAAATTGTATACTAAGTTTGCTAATATGACAATACATAAGTATTTAACCTGTTATATTGATACTTAATAAAGCAAACTAATGACaaagatcaaaataaaaaaaattatttaaaaaaaaacaagtattttataaaataaaaggatTAAAGGAATAACAATCTATCTCTGAACTACATATTAGAATATGTAAAAAGAAGTTTTAGCGCAATTAAACCACATTGTTAAAAGCATTTACATTAGATCTAATGCTCGTCTTGTTAAATGATGTCTAAAAATACAAGCTGGTTAGAAATCTGGGACTCCCTCAAAGTATTTTCATCCTTATGCATaagtttatgaaaaataaaaattaaaactaacatGTTTCATTCAAATAACACAAGGAAGGAGAACAATCAAATATCTTGGTATTACAAAAAGTTGGAGTAAATATAATTACAAGAGCCACATGATGCAGTACAAAGTTACCAGTGCAGTATTTTCATAAATCTTTATTATTCCAAAAATTTGCCTCAAACCACCAGTAACTGTAAGTGCAATTTTTCCGCTACCACCTTCAAAGACATTACATTAAACCTGCAACATTGAAAACTTAAGATGAATAAATATAAACCTTTCCAAATAATGGTGGTAATAACATGCAACCATACATAATTGTGTTGCATAAAGAGCCGAATAATTAATGTCTTAATGAACAATACAAGATCATCTTTGAcgaagattttaatttttacccAAAACCATCTTCTTAGGAATCCTCCACCCCTATTCTTTTCTGAATAAAATGGGGCATTATTAAACTCAATCTTCTCGCCATCCCACTCTATCCCACCTGAGATTTAATATTCATATAAAGTAAATTCAAGACGGCATAAATGTTAAATTTACAAACAAGAGTAACTAAATTTTAAAGCAGAAAGGTTATTCACAGATGACTATCAAACATGATGCTGTCAATCTAGTCTCAGCACAaatatgaaatgtaaatgacatcattttctcttttcctttacaGAATCACACTGTGGCTCTAGCAACAATTACATCCTTTCATCACTACAATATAGTTGATGTTTAGTATTTTATAGGTAGCAAAAGACTATATATGTCAATCAATTTGGCAAATGACATTAGTAGTTTAGAACCATAATAGACTCATAAATTTGGCAAACTAAATTATCATGTTTCATTCAGCCCATAAAAGAAATGAAGAGTACTAGATCACGATATAAATTAACAAGTGAATAGTCAAACTAGTAAGTATTAGCACATGCTTGTTGATAATCCACCCGCCAAGCATATTTGTCAGTGAGGTTCAAAAACAGGAAAAGCTGCAAGCCAGCCAGCTGTAGACTTCTGTGCAGACCCAACATCGCCCCAACCATAAACAGAACGCGTACTATATTCCCAACGAGCTGTCTCCACTTAATTTGACCTATAATTAAAGTTTGTGTCAAGTATGAAATATAACATGAGAGACAATGCAAAAAGAGCAATTTCACTCCTACCTTCCATCATCACAAATGAAACCTTGATGCCAAAGCGGGGTAACTTGAAAACCTTCCATCATTTTATTATCAAATTCCTAAACAAGGGACCAAGTAGGAAGCAAAATAAGTgccaaaaaaagagagaaagaaatagGACATTTTGGCAATGTACACTTATATCCAACTGGTGACATGAGCATCTCAGAATATACACCCCATTTTGAGTTCAATTTTGATGCACTAACGGTGGCATAAAACGTTTTATATAATCGTctaataacatttattttttttggataaacCATTCGTGTATTCGAGGTAAAAAGTAGTGATTGGATGCACATGTAAACATgttttaatagtgcattaaaattaaatttattgatagacattttagttatttaaataTATTCTCGCATATTCTAGAACACTTAATTTTCTAACATTTAGGAAtaaaaggagtaataatttcaacATGCATTAACAAACCTGAGGGGGAAGCTCCTTGTTTGGAGGTCTCAAATCATTCTTGGCCACAGAGGTGTTTCCCAGAATCAGTTCATGACCATCTACAACAATCTCAAATCCACATAACACGAACTTAACAAGAGATTAACAGAAAGCAGGCGACTGACCTCCCCAGAAGTTTTGCGATTCCTCTGAGAACTGGCAAATGTACTTGTCATCAGCACCAAGAATCTGCGCGCTGACGCCGGTGAACCTAGGTCCGTACTGTGTCACCTCGAAGGGCTCTCGACAGAGTAAATAAAATAGAAGCTCTGGCGCCGTTCGGGAATGGAGACCTTGAAGTACATCCCTCAAAGAACTTGTGAGCAGTCCTATCGAAATGGTACATGTaaagtaaaaacaaagaaaattgccGCAGTAAATAACTGAATTAAAATGATAAAAGAGGGAATGTGGAGTAGTGAGTACTGACTGACCCGCTGTGAGGGGTCCGAAGTTGGCGGTTGGGAGGAGTTGGGGAGTAGGTGGCAGGTTGCATGGGTTGTTGCAGTGCATAGGATAGGACGTGCTTTGGCCTTTGGGTGTTGCGAGAAGGTTGTTGAAGAAGGTGGATGCCATAGATGAAATTTGGAATTTGGAAGAAGGATGCTTAAGGAGGAATTAAAATTggttaattaaaacaaaatttaaaaaattaatttttaattggttaactaaaactaaaatcaaatttgaaaaaccCCTAATTTCATTTAATCCCTAATTCCCTAATCCCTTCAGCATTCAACCCTCAACCTCAACCTCAACCTTACACCTGTTCCATCTTTCTCTACGCTACCGTCAATAGTTCTTCTTCTCTGCCTCTCGCCGGACCTCGTCGGTGGCTCGCCGGACCTCGTCAAAAACTCGAAATCCTATTCTCCTCTTCACTCTGATTCGCGCCTCTATCTCTCTGCCTCAACGGCTCTACCTGTTGCTGCTGCGCTATTGACTCAACTAGTCTCCGCTGGAGTATatctttttggattcttttctgCTCTCGCCGGAGCTCGTCGGTGGCTCGCCGAAGCTCATCGGTGGCTTGCCGAAGCTCATCTTCACTCTGCTTTGTGCCTCTATCTCTTTGCCTCGACCTTCCATTGTTGCCATTGTTCTGCCGTCGTATAAGTTGAGGTAAGCCCTCCTCCTTGCCCTTGGTTCTGCCATTAATGTCTTCTGAGTGAGTTTTTTCTGTTTTATATTGCTATTATCtctgtttcttctattttcttatgTTCTATCAAATCTGGGTTTGAAGAACCCCTAGTTTTGGATTTTTTGTTAGCTgggtttttctatttttcttcagtttgGATGTTCAATTTATGAATTCTGTTTTCTATCTTATTGCAATGTGACTAGTGTTGTTTGTTTTTGATAAGCGGTTCACTTTTTGATTATTTGGACTCCAGTCCTTATTCTTGTAAGCTTCTCTTGCTTATGAATTGTTCTCTTGCTTATTGTATATTGTATATTCTGTACCTTGTAAGTTTAATTTCATATTCTTGTAAGCTTCTCTTGCTTATGAATTGTTCTCTTGCTTATTGTATATTGTATATTCTATACATTGTAAGTTTAATTTCATTTCAGGATTAAGCATTGCAAACTGATAAGGTTTAGGCCTGGCAGCATGGATCCTATccgcgggtacccaacccgaCCCAACCCGATCCGCTGCGGGTAGGGTTGGGCGCGGAGCGGGTTGGCCTGCGGAGCGGGTAAggtgcgggttgagcctcaaccctacccgcaccccctataatatgtgttatatatgattaaaaatgtTTCATATGGGAGTTGAATCAAGGACCTTAAGCATGTGCAAAAGCTTCTTGGCCACTAAaccaaatttataaatttgtaaaatttactcatttatttttataaaacataTTTCTCATTTAATGAGATATAAATACAATTTTTAACAATCTAGTGACCTCCATTTTTGTCAACCTGCGGGTAGGGTCGGATACCCGCAGGTTgagtgcgggtagggttagggttgggtatttctcaacccgcgggtagggttagggttgggttcAAAccataccctaccctacccattgccatcCCTAATAAGGTTTCTGTAATTTGATGCACTGCATTCAATTCTCTAGTTAACAAATATATATTTCTTTCATTTCAAGGGAGGAATCTTGTTTCTAAAAAAGTTATATGAATGGACAGATATGTGGTAAACATGTCAATGTGGTATTGGTACTGGACTTTACAATCCTTTTGTTatactaaattattttcgaaGGTCTGCATATCATGTAAAGTATGAATATATacatgttttattatttattttgaaattatatGGTTGGTTAAGTTATCAAGAATGTCTTTGTGGACattttgttcttaatttggaATCCCTATCCTTAATAATAAGATCCCAAAAAATGAAGTGAACTGATCCGCATGCATGAACCTCAATAAACTTCCATAAAATGGAATTTGATGAAACAACATTCTTCATTATTTTTGGTTGAGTTGATgactttatttgttttctttattaGATGGTTGAAATCTTAAATTACAGTATCTGAATCTCACTACTATACATGTATGGCTAATTTGATGTGACATGGCTAAAGTCTCATTAAGAAAGCATTAATTGATTTATTCGGTGTAAAAATAATCGGTTTTTCTATGTAAAAAATTGATTTCGTGTAAAAACCAGTTTTTCAGTGTGAAAATTGGTTTTTTATTCTAAAActggttatttttttaaaaccagttttttaTAATCGATTAAAAATCGATTTTTAAATTTCCTAACCAGTTAATAACCGGTTTTGTTATGTAAAACTGGTTTAgttaattaacctaaactaaaTATTTGGTTAACCAAAAACAGGTTTGGTTTTTGGTTTAACCATAATGATGGTGCGCTCGTGGactatgtcggtaaagattttctcaataaagttgcgttgcaagtatagctctaccgaCAACAAGCCTCGAGGATCAAATTtagagagggatttggttgtcacaagtttaaccccaatagaaataaccgaagtattcaaacctcaggtcgtctcacaaggaatgggcaaacacgtgcttcaacattggttagaaatccggagTTGTGAGTCATGAGCAAGAATGTAAATtaagaatcttaacaagcaagcaatcttacaatgcaagaaactaattcaaataactaagcaagacatgagcaattccaaactaacaaaataatatccaatatgattctattctaaactaaacaagcaactataactaagacaagtaattaagaattttggattttcaaataagaatgataaaagcaactcttggctaggcatgaaAATTGgagtcaccatccttgtctaataaccatatcttgacaattatgaggaaccaaactcattaagtctacttctatacttgaagtacgtcaaatggtttggtcaacatcaacccataagttctaacctcactactaattgacttaatagaaggttagcgtcaatggctatcaaattgaccactaagggctctcaaatcatcaaattcattagacccaatgactcaagtttacccaattcccttagcctaggccaagagtgaaaagaactactccataatcaaggtaaacaattcatcaaacacttggtaagcattaataaaagacatgttcaaattgcaattaaattgaatttaacaagtacccactaacaattatcaacatacaatcatccaaacaatacaattaatcatagaaatcatcaatgtaacatcaacaaagcAAGATttacaacattcatgaaatgggtataagatGACAATtgataagaattcataaaactaacacaaaatctaagcaaaattatactaaggaattcaaattaaactatcaaaactagtaattaacaagatccaattcagaattcaacaagggaagatcaaattaaaactagatctagagtggaacaagggtttctctctctagaagaacaaagaaccaaaaactagctaaaattgtgtcttagtgtaaaatgattgatcccccctttccccctagcatccttgggtcttttccatgcagaaacagcttgattTTGGGCCTCATGAGCCTCagggcacgatttcctttaatgaggtcacgtgcagcttcacGCACGTGCGCACCGATTGCCTTTgtgatccacgcatgcgcgtcaagtgcgcgtgcgcgtcgataggaatcctctgatccgcgcggatgcgttggtacacgaaattgtgatcatcaatggcgccaacaacttggtacgcacaattgtaatctcaactctttatcacaacttcgcacaactaaccagcaagtgcactgggtcgtccaagtaataaaccttacgtgagtaagggtcaatcccacagagattgtcggcttgaagcaagctatggtcatcttgtaaatctcagtcaggcggattcaaatggttatggagaattgataattaaaagatgaataaaatataaaataggatagagatacttatataattcattggtgagaatttcagacaagcgtatgaagatgctttgttcctcctaaacttctgctttcctattgccttcttccaatcattcatactcctttccatcgcaagcttatgttgggtttcaccgttgtcaatggctacctcccgtcctctcagtgaaaatagtccaaatgcgctgtcaccgcacggctaatcagctgttggttctcgatcatgttggaataggatccattgatccttttgcgtctgtcactacgcccaacactcgcgagtttgaagctcgtcacagtcatcccttcccaaatcctaatcggaataccacagacaaggtttagactttctggatctcaagaatgctgccaattaattctagcctataccacgaagactctgatctcatggaatggaaggctcggttgtcaggcgaggcaaccatgcgtcatgaaccagaaggctaagagatacgcactcaagctattgcaagttgaacggaagtggttgtcaggcacgcgttcataggtgagaatgatgatgagtatcacggatcatcactttcttcaagttgaagaacaagtgtatatcttagagaagaagtaggcgtgaattgaatagaaaaataatagtactttgcattaattcatgaagaacagcagagctccacaccttaatctattgtgtgtagaaactccaccgttaaaaatacaaaagtgataatggtggtcattggcttcggccccaaagAGGGAacaagaagaaccaagatgaaaatataatagcaaaaggtcctatttataaagaactagtagcctagggtttacagaaataagtaattaatgtagaaatcttcttctgggcccacttggtgtgtgcttgggctgagcattgaagctttcatgtgtagagacttttcttggagttaaacgctagcttttgtgccagtttgggcgtttaactccagctttcatgcaagttctggcgttttgacgccagaatttttatgctaatttggaatgccggtttgggccatcaaatttcgGGCAAAGAatgaagtattatatattgctggaaagcccaggatgtctactttccaacgcaattgagagcgcgccaattgggcttctgtagctccagaaaattcacttcgagtgcagggaggtcagaatccaacagcatctgcagtcctttttcagcatctgaatcagatttttgctcaggtccctcaatttcagccggaaaatacctgaaatcatagaaaaacacacaaactcatagtaaagtccagaaatgtgatttttatttaaaaactaataaaaacataataaaaactaactaaaatatactaaaaataatgccaaaaagcgtataaattatccgctaatcacaacaccaaacttaaattgttgcttgtacccaagcaactaaaaacaaagtaggataaaaagaagagaatatacaataaattccaaaaacatctatgaagatcagtcttaattagatgagcggggctattagctttttgcttctgaacagttttggcatctcactttatcccttgaagttcagaatgattggtatctataggaactcagaattcagatagtgttattgattctcctagttcattatgttgattcttgaacacagttactttatgagtcttggttgtgaccctaagcattttgttttccagtattactaccagatacataaatgtcacagacacataactgggcgaacctttttagattgtgacttagctttgctagagtccccaattagaggtgtccagagcttttaagcacactctttttgttttggaccacgactttaaccgctcagtctcaagcttttacttgacaccttcatgccacaagcacatggttagggacaacttgatttagccgcttaggccaggattttattcctgtgggtcctcctatccactgatgctcaaagccttggatcctttttattttacccttgctttttggtttaaagggctattggctttttctgcttgctttttctttctcttttttttctctttttttttcgcctcttttttttgcatatatttttttctgcaagcttttcactgctttttcttgcttcaagaatcaattttatgatttttcatattatcaatagcatttctccttttttcatcattctttcaagagccaacaattttaacattcatgaataacaaattcaaaaatatgcaccgTTCAAGCATtgattcaaaaaaacaaaaagtattgccaccacatcaaaataattaatctgttttaaaatttgaaattcatgtacttctgtttctttttgcaattaaaaacatttttcatttaagaaaggtgatggattcataggtcattcatagctttaaggcatggacacttagacactagtgatcatgtaataagacacaaacataaataaaacataaagcataattttcgaaaaacagaaaaataagaacaaggaaattaaagaatgggtccaccttagtgatggcggcttgttcttcctcttgaagatcttatggagtgctttagctcctcaatgtctcttccttgcctttgttgctcctccctcatgactctttggtcttctctaattttatggaggaggatagaatgctcttgatgctccacccttagttgtcccatattggaactcaattctcctagggaggtgttaatttgctcccaataattttgtggaggaaagtgcatcccttgaggcatctcagggatttcatgatgaggaatttcctcatgctcttgcccatgagtgggatctcttgtttgctccatccttttcttagtgatgggcttgtcctcatcaatgaggatgtcttcctctatgtcaattctagctgaattgcagaggtgacaaatgagatgagggaaggctaaccttgccaaagtagaggacttgtccgccacattgtagagttctagagatataacctcatgaacttctacttcctctccaatcatgatgctatggatcatgatggcccgatctatagtaacttcagatcggttgctagtgggaatgatagagcattggatgaactccaaccatcccctagccataggcttgaggtcatgcctgcttagttgaatcggcttccctcttgaatctctcttccattgagcgccttcttcacaaatgtctatgaggacttggtccaacctttgatcaaagttgacccttctagtgtagggatgtgcatctccttgtatcatgggcaagttgaatgccaaccttgcattttccggactgaaatctaagcatttcccccgaaccattgtaagccaattcttagggtccgggttcacactttgatcatggttcttagtgatccatgcattggcatagaactcttgaaccattaagatcccgacttgttgaatggggttggtgagaattctCCAAcatcttcttcgaatctcatgtcggatctccggatattcaccctttttgagcttgaaagggacctcggggatcaccttcttcttggccacaacttcatagaagtgattttaatgcacccttgagatgaatctctccatctcccatgactcgaaggtggaagcttttgcctttcctttcctctttctagaggtttctccggcctttggtgccataaatggttatggaaaaacaaaaagcaacacttttaccacaccaaacttagaaggtttactcgtcctcaagcaaaagaagaaagaaaagagtagaaaaagaaagatggaggagatggagggggtttagtggttcggccaagggggagaagtagtgtgtatgatgtgtgaaaatgaatgagtgaagatgggtttatataggagtgaagagaagggtagggttcggccatgtatgggtgggtttgggagggaaagtggtttgaatttgaatggtgaggtaggtggggtttatgatggatggatgtggattggtgaagggattatggagaagagggtaggatttgataggtgaggggtatttggggaagaggtattgaggtgattggtggagggtaTTTGGGGAATAGTGTTATGGAAGGGTGTGaagaatagagagagagagatgagctaggtggggatcctgtgtggtccacagatcctgaggtgtcaaggattttgcatccctgcaccatgttggcATGAAAACGCCCCTTGCTTGccaatcttggcgttaaacgccaggttgttgcccatttctggcgtttaacgctagctctgtgcccatttctggcattaaacgccagctctgtgccagactgggtgtttaacgcccattctgctacccttactggcgtttaaacgccagtaagcttctcctccaaggtgtgctatttttaatactgtttttcattctgtttttgctttttcaattatttttgtga is a window encoding:
- the LOC112784780 gene encoding tocopherol cyclase, chloroplastic; translation: MASTFFNNLLATPKGQSTSYPMHCNNPCNLPPTPQLLPTANFGPLTAGLLTSSLRDVLQGLHSRTAPELLFYLLCREPFEVTQYGPRFTGVSAQILGADDKYICQFSEESQNFWGDGHELILGNTSVAKNDLRPPNKELPPQEFDNKMMEGFQVTPLWHQGFICDDGRSN